In Alphaproteobacteria bacterium, the following are encoded in one genomic region:
- a CDS encoding cupin domain-containing protein has product MHHPLNPNAEIFMTPLSDRAGMRRAHLWLARVPPGKESFIYHAHSVQEEFVYILSGHGTAEIGDQRLEVGPGDFMGFPTDGVGHHLLNTGSEDLVYLMGGERTALEVGTFPRLGKRVIFEAGATMAEGKVTVVDDDRASVMSVAEWIDAGRTEDEPG; this is encoded by the coding sequence ATGCACCACCCGCTCAATCCGAATGCGGAGATATTCATGACGCCGCTGAGCGACCGCGCCGGCATGCGGCGCGCCCACCTGTGGCTGGCGCGCGTCCCGCCGGGAAAAGAAAGCTTCATCTATCACGCCCACAGCGTGCAGGAGGAGTTTGTCTACATCCTCAGCGGCCACGGCACGGCCGAGATCGGCGATCAGCGATTGGAGGTCGGTCCCGGGGATTTCATGGGCTTTCCCACCGATGGCGTCGGTCATCATCTGCTCAACACGGGCAGCGAAGATCTGGTTTATCTCATGGGCGGGGAACGCACGGCATTGGAAGTCGGCACGTTTCCGCGTCTCGGCAAGCGGGTGATCTTCGAGGCCGGCGCCACGATGGCCGAGGGCAAGGTCACCGTCGTCGACGACGATAGGGCGAGCGTCATGTCGGTGGCCGAATGGATCGACGCGGGACGAACCGAGGACGAACCGGGCTAA
- a CDS encoding serine protease, whose protein sequence is MVVFRRQRIALFVLCLCCAAAPAAKAQDLAEIFDAVVGIEATIPSDARTAGTLGTERAGSGVVIDDNGLVLTIGYLILEADQVALTTAGGNTVAADIIAYDYDTGFGLLRALQPLDAKPIRLGRSDDLRIDEHALVLSRGAAPSAQGVIVAERRRFAGYWEYLLEDAIFTLPPHREYGGAALIGADGTLRGIGSLFVGDVYGGDDGAPGNMFVPVDALKPVLADLLTQGRSASPPKPWLGIFAEEDRGHLFVVRVAGAGPAAEAGIEADDIILRVGEVAVPTLADFYLAVWALGEAGVDVPLTVLRGVALHDVTIGSRDRYTYLRLRSSY, encoded by the coding sequence ATGGTCGTTTTCCGCCGGCAACGGATCGCCCTGTTCGTGCTTTGCCTGTGCTGCGCCGCGGCACCAGCGGCCAAAGCCCAAGACCTGGCCGAAATCTTCGATGCCGTGGTCGGCATCGAGGCGACCATTCCCAGCGATGCCCGGACCGCGGGAACGCTCGGCACCGAACGAGCCGGCAGCGGCGTGGTCATTGACGACAATGGCTTGGTGCTGACCATCGGCTATCTCATTCTGGAGGCAGACCAGGTCGCGCTCACCACCGCCGGCGGCAACACCGTCGCCGCCGACATCATCGCCTACGATTATGACACCGGGTTCGGCCTGCTCCGCGCTCTGCAGCCGCTGGATGCGAAGCCGATCCGGCTCGGGCGCTCCGACGATCTGCGCATCGACGAACACGCGCTCGTCCTCAGCCGTGGTGCGGCGCCATCCGCGCAAGGCGTAATCGTCGCGGAGCGACGCCGCTTCGCCGGATATTGGGAGTACCTGCTGGAAGATGCCATTTTCACGTTGCCGCCGCATCGCGAATATGGCGGCGCGGCGCTGATCGGCGCCGACGGCACCTTGCGCGGCATCGGTTCGCTTTTTGTCGGCGACGTCTACGGCGGCGACGATGGCGCCCCCGGCAATATGTTCGTGCCCGTTGACGCGCTCAAACCGGTGCTCGCCGACTTGCTGACCCAGGGGCGGTCGGCGTCGCCGCCGAAGCCATGGCTCGGCATATTTGCCGAGGAGGATCGCGGCCATCTTTTCGTCGTCAGGGTTGCCGGCGCCGGACCGGCGGCCGAGGCCGGGATCGAGGCCGATGACATCATTCTGCGTGTCGGTGAGGTGGCGGTGCCGACCCTGGCGGATTTCTATCTGGCGGTGTGGGCGCTGGGCGAGGCAGGTGTCGACGTGCCCCTCACCGTCCTCCGCGGCGTTGCGCTTCACGACGTCACCATCGGCTCGCGTGATCGGTACACCTATTTGCGGCTACGCTCCTCCTATTAG
- a CDS encoding aminopeptidase P family protein, translating into MQQVAKCAAAMTPSDRIAALRGEFDRLSVDGFVVPHADAHQGEWMPPRDERLAWLTGFTGSAGLAVVLRAKAAIFVDGRYTLQAEAQVDGSLYEFRHLVREPATDWLRQNLDSGARLGFDPWLHGIEGAEQLEKACTAAGATLVAVDTNPIDAIWLDQPLPPTSPARPHGIEFAGKSAAEKREAVAAALVRQAVDAAILTPTESTAWLLNIRGRDVPCVPVTLAFSIVHADGTVDLLIDRAKVGDALRADLGDDVRVGGQDSFGSLLDDLGRKKQKVLVDSALTPDWVRRRLSAAGAEIVRGQDPCALPRAIKNEVELAGARHAHERDGAALCRFLAWLDEAAAAGDVTEIAAAARLAEFRAGGEHYVGPSFDTISGAGANGAIVHYRVTQKTNRSLEPGSLYLVDSGAQYLDGTTDVTRTVAIGTPGAEERRRFTQVLRGHIALATVWFPAGTTGSQLDILARQFLWRDGVDYDHGTGHGVGSFLRVHEGPQNIATRPNATPLAPGMILSNEPGYYRTGAYGIRIENLVVVVADETAETERDMRAFETLTLAPIDRNLIDTTLLTPEDRAWVDAYHALVREVIAPRVDGATAAWLGQATAPL; encoded by the coding sequence ATGCAGCAAGTTGCGAAATGCGCCGCGGCGATGACGCCGTCGGACCGGATCGCGGCCCTTCGCGGGGAGTTCGATCGCCTGTCCGTCGATGGCTTTGTCGTGCCTCATGCCGACGCCCACCAGGGCGAATGGATGCCGCCGCGCGACGAGCGTCTGGCCTGGCTCACCGGGTTTACCGGTTCGGCGGGCCTGGCCGTCGTGCTGCGCGCGAAGGCGGCGATTTTCGTCGATGGGCGCTACACCCTGCAAGCCGAAGCCCAGGTCGACGGGTCGCTCTATGAGTTCCGCCATCTGGTCCGCGAGCCGGCGACCGATTGGCTGCGCCAAAACCTCGACAGCGGCGCTCGGCTCGGCTTCGATCCCTGGCTTCACGGCATCGAGGGCGCGGAACAGCTGGAGAAAGCATGCACCGCGGCCGGTGCCACGTTGGTTGCGGTCGACACCAACCCTATCGACGCGATCTGGCTCGACCAGCCGCTGCCGCCGACATCGCCGGCGCGGCCCCATGGCATCGAGTTTGCCGGCAAGAGCGCCGCCGAAAAGCGCGAGGCGGTTGCCGCCGCGTTGGTTCGCCAGGCGGTCGACGCGGCCATTTTGACCCCCACCGAATCGACGGCTTGGCTGCTGAACATTCGTGGGCGCGACGTTCCTTGTGTCCCGGTCACTCTCGCTTTCTCGATCGTCCACGCTGACGGAACAGTCGATCTCCTCATCGACCGGGCCAAGGTCGGCGACGCGCTGCGCGCCGATCTCGGCGATGACGTTCGGGTTGGCGGCCAGGATTCCTTCGGCTCGTTGCTCGATGATCTCGGTCGAAAAAAGCAGAAGGTCCTGGTCGATTCAGCGCTGACTCCCGATTGGGTGCGACGCCGACTATCGGCGGCGGGGGCCGAGATCGTTCGCGGTCAAGACCCCTGCGCGTTGCCGCGGGCGATCAAGAATGAGGTCGAACTCGCCGGTGCGCGTCATGCCCATGAGCGCGACGGGGCCGCGCTGTGCCGGTTCCTGGCCTGGCTCGACGAGGCCGCCGCGGCCGGCGATGTGACCGAAATCGCCGCCGCCGCGCGCCTCGCCGAATTCCGCGCCGGGGGAGAGCATTATGTCGGGCCCAGCTTCGATACGATTTCCGGCGCCGGCGCCAATGGCGCCATCGTTCACTACCGGGTCACGCAGAAAACCAACCGGTCCCTCGAACCGGGATCGCTGTATCTCGTCGATTCCGGCGCGCAATATCTCGACGGCACCACCGACGTCACGCGGACCGTGGCCATCGGAACGCCGGGCGCGGAGGAGCGCCGCCGCTTCACCCAGGTTTTGCGGGGCCACATCGCCCTGGCAACGGTGTGGTTTCCGGCGGGCACCACCGGGTCGCAGCTCGATATCCTGGCCCGGCAGTTCCTGTGGCGTGACGGCGTCGATTACGACCACGGGACGGGCCATGGGGTCGGCAGCTTTCTCCGCGTTCACGAGGGCCCACAGAACATCGCGACGCGCCCCAATGCGACGCCGCTGGCGCCGGGCATGATCCTGTCAAACGAGCCCGGCTATTACCGGACCGGCGCCTACGGCATCCGGATCGAAAACCTGGTCGTCGTCGTCGCCGACGAAACCGCGGAGACGGAACGCGACATGCGCGCCTTCGAAACCCTGACCTTGGCGCCGATCGATCGCAATCTGATCGATACCACGCTGCTGACCCCGGAGGATCGCGCTTGGGTCGACGCCTACCACGCCCTGGTCCGCGAGGTTATCGCGCCGCGCGTCGACGGCGCAACCGCGGCGTGGCTTGGGCAGGCCACGGCGCCGCTATAG
- a CDS encoding DUF1127 domain-containing protein has protein sequence MYQELNSTARRVTTDARRSVGAIDHIVAAEVLRAEATVYWFSTIGTALDEIVERLRNKFGAWRRRRATYRELLRLDDRTLADIGLTRYDIELMAAGHEPRSDDTAYEAAGGRPKAAVVTFERPVLPTSSGAALPEAHGPAAERHAA, from the coding sequence ATGTACCAAGAACTCAATTCGACCGCGAGGCGAGTGACTACCGATGCGCGCCGGTCCGTCGGCGCGATCGATCATATCGTAGCGGCGGAAGTGCTTCGGGCGGAGGCCACCGTGTATTGGTTTTCGACCATCGGCACCGCGCTCGACGAGATCGTCGAGCGCCTGCGGAACAAATTCGGCGCTTGGAGACGACGCCGGGCGACCTACCGTGAGCTGCTGCGTTTGGATGACCGAACGCTGGCCGACATCGGCCTGACCCGGTACGACATCGAGCTGATGGCCGCGGGCCACGAACCGAGGTCGGACGACACTGCTTATGAAGCGGCTGGCGGCAGGCCGAAGGCAGCCGTCGTCACTTTCGAACGGCCGGTTTTGCCGACTTCGTCTGGCGCCGCCTTACCGGAAGCCCATGGCCCGGCCGCGGAGCGGCATGCCGCCTAG
- a CDS encoding 50S ribosomal protein L11 methyltransferase, with product MNIELHRLVVDVSEAQANELADLLDAAGPSPVSYYDCGGLWRVEILCHGLPTARDTAEFERLARAAGAAGDVRLEPVSDIDWLAENRRQLAPLRIGRFFIHGTLEPVSVPAGCMAVALDAGLAFGTGRHATTALCLEIMAGLARRRRFHRAIDLGTGAGLLAIAAARLWPGRVLATDIDPVAVSVARDNMRANGVAGRVEVVRRDGLKGVGGKFDLVVANILAGPLLKLARDVAGVTERGGVVVLSGLLDHQATAVISRYRSLGFTLRARRGRDGWVALVFYR from the coding sequence GTGAACATCGAATTGCACCGGCTCGTCGTCGACGTCTCCGAGGCCCAGGCGAACGAATTGGCCGACCTTCTGGACGCGGCCGGGCCGTCGCCGGTTTCCTATTACGATTGCGGCGGCCTGTGGCGGGTCGAAATCCTGTGCCACGGTCTCCCGACAGCGCGCGACACGGCCGAATTCGAGCGGCTGGCGCGCGCCGCGGGCGCCGCCGGCGATGTGCGGCTCGAGCCGGTTTCCGATATCGACTGGCTGGCCGAGAATCGGCGCCAACTGGCGCCGCTGCGGATCGGCCGTTTCTTTATCCATGGGACGCTGGAGCCGGTCTCGGTACCCGCCGGCTGTATGGCGGTTGCGCTCGATGCCGGCCTCGCCTTCGGCACCGGCCGTCACGCGACGACGGCGCTGTGCCTCGAGATCATGGCCGGGCTGGCCCGCCGCCGCCGATTCCACCGGGCGATCGACCTCGGTACCGGGGCCGGGCTGCTCGCCATCGCCGCTGCCCGTCTGTGGCCGGGGCGTGTGTTGGCCACCGATATCGATCCGGTGGCGGTTTCGGTCGCCCGCGACAATATGCGCGCGAACGGTGTCGCGGGGCGTGTCGAGGTGGTGCGCCGTGATGGGCTCAAAGGGGTTGGGGGAAAATTCGACCTCGTTGTCGCCAATATCCTCGCCGGCCCTCTGCTCAAACTGGCCCGGGACGTCGCGGGCGTCACCGAACGGGGTGGCGTCGTCGTCCTATCGGGTCTGCTTGACCATCAGGCGACGGCGGTAATCTCGCGCTATCGCAGTCTCGGTTTCACGCTTCGCGCGCGCCGTGGACGCGACGGGTGGGTGGCACTGGTGTTCTACCGCTGA
- a CDS encoding nucleoside deaminase, translated as MWTRRVWLLGSVAIGTVLAAGVRRGANASDGKNSPIPQPAKPSPQAFIDRAFAMRRRAVDEGGQPYGAVIVRDGIIVGEAPSRVVTHGDPTAHAEMETIRDAVRRLGSRNLGGCVMYSSSPPCPMCEAAAYWAGIDRLYYRAGIVDGGAPRLARC; from the coding sequence ATGTGGACGCGACGGGTGTGGCTTTTGGGCTCGGTGGCGATCGGGACGGTGCTCGCCGCCGGCGTTCGACGTGGCGCCAATGCCAGCGATGGAAAAAATTCTCCAATCCCGCAGCCGGCGAAGCCCTCGCCCCAGGCCTTCATCGACCGGGCCTTCGCCATGCGGCGGCGGGCGGTCGACGAGGGCGGCCAACCCTATGGTGCGGTCATCGTCCGCGACGGCATCATTGTCGGTGAAGCGCCGAGCCGTGTCGTAACCCACGGTGATCCCACCGCGCACGCCGAGATGGAGACGATACGCGACGCCGTGCGCCGCTTGGGGTCGCGCAACCTCGGCGGTTGCGTCATGTATTCGTCGTCGCCGCCCTGTCCGATGTGTGAGGCGGCGGCCTATTGGGCCGGGATCGATCGGCTCTATTACCGCGCGGGAATCGTCGATGGCGGCGCGCCGCGCCTGGCGCGGTGTTAG
- a CDS encoding thioesterase-like protein translates to MTFAAPIDSHRETVRPEWIDYNGHMNVAYYVMVFDHATDVLFDTIGTGEDYRTRTNRSLFALEMHIGYQREVREGDPLRVTTQLLGHDAKRLHYIHTMYHAVSGFQAATREHLSLHVDLDRKRSSAMPTEVQRRLVALTEAHKDLPIPAEVGSVIGIRP, encoded by the coding sequence ATGACATTCGCCGCGCCCATTGACAGCCATCGCGAAACCGTTCGACCGGAATGGATCGACTACAACGGTCACATGAACGTCGCCTATTACGTCATGGTCTTCGACCATGCGACCGATGTTCTGTTCGATACCATTGGTACCGGTGAGGACTATCGGACGCGGACGAACCGGTCTTTATTTGCCCTTGAAATGCATATCGGCTACCAGCGTGAGGTGCGCGAAGGCGATCCCTTGCGGGTGACGACGCAATTGCTGGGTCACGACGCCAAGCGCCTGCACTACATTCACACCATGTACCACGCGGTTAGCGGGTTTCAGGCGGCGACCCGCGAACACCTGTCGCTCCACGTCGACCTTGACCGAAAGCGGTCCAGCGCGATGCCGACGGAGGTTCAACGGCGGCTCGTTGCGCTGACCGAGGCGCATAAGGATCTGCCGATCCCGGCCGAGGTCGGCAGCGTGATCGGCATACGACCGTGA
- a CDS encoding UvrD-helicase domain-containing protein — protein sequence MVESFEFDDEIATPEHSRGAVAPPPTYLEGLNESQREAVAATEGPVLVLAGAGTGKTRALTTRLVHILATGRARPHEILAVTFTNKAAREMKARVDALIGYPAESLWLNTFHSLCVRILRRHAELVGLRSNFTILDTDDQIRLLKQVMAAEDIDTKRWPPRTLLAIIDRWKDRGLAPGDVPEGQRTDFADGRVLALYAIYQERLTTLNATDFGDLILHCLKIFTGHPDVLASYQERFKYLLVDEYQDTNVAQYLWLRLLAQKRRNICCVGDDDQSIYGWRGAEIGNILKFESDFPGARIIRLERNYRSTGHILAAASGLIACNDGRLGKTLWTEGEEGEKVVVHGVWDGEEEARQVGDLVEDLQRKGHPLDDMAILVRASFQTREFEERFITLGLPYRVIGGPRFYERREIRDAMAYLRIINQPDDDLAFERIVNVPRRGIGNATLQAVHHLARIQGMPLLMAAARLIETDELKPQARRALGGLIEDFARWRSLIETMPHPELAETVLDESGYTEMWQRDKAPDAPGRLENLKELIVATADFENLQGFLEHVSLVMENTEAAQGDMINLMTLHSAKGLEFETVFLPGWEEGLFPHQRALDEGGIASLEEERRLAYVGLTRARRRVRIFHAANRRIHNLWQSAIPSRFVDELPADHVESDTQIVGFESNPYGGLSEAVPRTGFGGRSRRSRRDGVVADDGTDILPSTADRDFAIGARVFHRKFGYGTVTSVDGDKLGIDFDHTGEKKVIDSFVQPA from the coding sequence ATGGTTGAGTCCTTCGAATTTGACGATGAAATAGCAACGCCCGAGCACTCCCGCGGCGCGGTTGCGCCGCCGCCCACCTACCTCGAGGGTCTCAACGAATCGCAGCGCGAGGCCGTCGCGGCCACCGAAGGCCCGGTTCTGGTTCTGGCCGGTGCCGGGACCGGTAAGACAAGGGCGCTGACCACCCGCTTGGTCCACATCCTTGCCACCGGTCGCGCCCGTCCCCATGAAATCCTGGCCGTCACCTTCACCAACAAGGCGGCGCGGGAGATGAAAGCACGGGTCGACGCCCTGATTGGATATCCGGCCGAGTCCTTGTGGCTCAACACGTTCCATTCGCTGTGTGTCCGCATTCTGCGGCGCCATGCGGAACTGGTGGGTTTGCGCTCGAATTTCACCATCCTCGACACCGACGATCAGATCCGCCTGCTCAAGCAGGTGATGGCGGCCGAGGACATCGATACCAAGCGGTGGCCGCCGCGAACCCTGCTCGCCATCATCGATCGCTGGAAGGACCGTGGTCTCGCGCCGGGGGACGTGCCGGAGGGCCAGCGGACGGACTTCGCCGACGGACGCGTGCTCGCGCTCTACGCCATTTACCAGGAGCGCCTGACGACCCTCAACGCGACCGATTTCGGCGACCTAATTCTCCATTGCCTGAAAATTTTCACCGGCCACCCCGATGTCCTCGCGAGCTATCAGGAGAGGTTCAAATACCTTCTCGTCGACGAATACCAGGACACTAACGTCGCCCAGTATCTGTGGCTCCGCCTGCTCGCCCAGAAGCGGCGCAACATTTGCTGTGTCGGCGACGACGACCAATCGATCTATGGCTGGCGCGGGGCGGAGATCGGCAACATTCTGAAATTCGAAAGCGATTTCCCGGGCGCGCGGATCATCCGCCTCGAGCGCAATTACCGCTCGACCGGCCATATCCTGGCCGCCGCCTCGGGCCTGATCGCCTGCAACGACGGCCGCCTCGGCAAGACTCTGTGGACCGAGGGCGAGGAAGGCGAGAAGGTGGTCGTCCATGGGGTCTGGGACGGCGAGGAGGAGGCGCGACAGGTCGGCGACCTGGTCGAGGACCTACAGCGCAAGGGTCACCCGCTCGACGATATGGCCATCCTGGTGCGGGCCAGCTTTCAGACCCGGGAATTCGAGGAACGCTTCATCACCTTGGGACTGCCCTACCGCGTCATCGGTGGGCCAAGGTTCTACGAACGGCGCGAGATCCGCGACGCCATGGCCTATTTGCGGATCATCAATCAGCCCGACGACGACCTCGCCTTCGAGCGAATCGTCAACGTCCCCCGTCGCGGAATCGGAAATGCCACCCTGCAGGCGGTTCATCATCTGGCGCGCATCCAGGGAATGCCGTTGCTGATGGCGGCAGCGCGATTGATCGAAACCGACGAACTCAAGCCCCAGGCGCGCCGCGCGCTCGGCGGCCTGATCGAGGATTTCGCGCGCTGGCGAAGCCTGATCGAGACAATGCCGCATCCGGAGTTGGCGGAAACCGTGCTCGACGAATCGGGGTACACCGAAATGTGGCAGCGCGACAAGGCGCCGGACGCGCCGGGCCGCCTCGAAAATCTCAAGGAGTTGATCGTCGCGACAGCCGATTTCGAGAATTTGCAAGGCTTTCTCGAGCATGTCAGCCTAGTCATGGAGAACACCGAGGCCGCTCAGGGCGACATGATCAATCTGATGACGCTCCATAGCGCGAAGGGATTGGAGTTCGAAACCGTCTTCCTGCCCGGCTGGGAGGAGGGGTTGTTTCCTCACCAGCGTGCGCTCGACGAGGGCGGCATCGCGTCGTTGGAGGAGGAACGCCGGCTAGCCTATGTCGGGCTGACGCGGGCCCGGCGCCGGGTGCGGATTTTCCATGCCGCCAACCGGCGGATACACAATCTCTGGCAAAGCGCGATCCCGTCCCGCTTCGTCGACGAGCTGCCCGCCGACCATGTCGAAAGTGACACCCAAATCGTCGGATTCGAGAGCAATCCGTATGGCGGGCTGAGCGAGGCCGTTCCCCGCACCGGCTTTGGCGGCCGGTCGCGCCGTTCGCGCCGCGACGGGGTGGTCGCCGACGATGGCACCGACATCCTGCCGTCCACCGCCGACAGGGATTTCGCTATCGGCGCGCGGGTATTTCACCGCAAGTTTGGCTATGGCACCGTCACCTCGGTCGATGGCGACAAGCTGGGGATCGATTTCGACCATACCGGCGAAAAGAAGGTCATCGACAGTTTCGTCCAGCCGGCCTGA
- a CDS encoding CBS domain-containing protein, with protein MVKEGFQIRKARRNVLARLLRLGRHDDTRLLILAVVVGVVSSYAAILFWELFDAIRELTFGTPSEIALVDSTTTPWWLILLVPSVGGLCIGLFVYYLLPDRRPHALADVIEAVATRDGRLSLRAGLGAAIVSAASIGVGASVGREGPIVHLCATIGSWISARLKLNATMLQTLLGCGTAAGVAASFNAPIAGAFFALEVVLGHYALRSFAPVVIASVTGTLIYRLHLGNQPAFVKPEYIVASLWEFPAFALLGVVSAGVALVFMWSLMTAQNITEKIPVPPWLRPAIAGLLVGLIALAFPQILGVGYSSTNAALNQLLPLWLLLALIPAKIIATAASLGGGFGGGVFSPALFIGAMTGGAFGFLASGLFPHLSSGHGAYALIGMGAVAAAVLNAPMSTILIVFELTGDYAATIAVMVAVVIASVITHQVIGGSFFDWQLRRRGIDVTGSRHTRLLRHYRVDDVMDVDFAAISPDAGVKEVRRLLQKAPHGELFVVDEAETLIGTITFQDLREAAFDTGLDDTIKAGDLADLHPKVLIVSDDLGRALQIFENQDDPHIPVVDSKQSMKFLGLVHERDVILRLNRAIAGNDLSSHAHGAR; from the coding sequence ATGGTGAAAGAAGGCTTTCAAATCCGCAAGGCGCGACGCAATGTTTTGGCCCGGTTGCTGCGGTTGGGTCGCCACGACGACACCCGCCTTCTGATCCTGGCGGTCGTAGTCGGGGTCGTGTCCTCGTACGCCGCGATCCTGTTCTGGGAACTGTTCGACGCGATCCGCGAGCTGACGTTCGGGACGCCTTCGGAAATCGCGCTGGTCGATTCCACGACGACCCCGTGGTGGTTGATACTCTTGGTACCTTCCGTCGGCGGTCTTTGCATCGGCCTTTTCGTTTATTACCTGCTTCCGGACCGACGGCCCCACGCGCTCGCCGATGTGATCGAGGCGGTGGCGACCCGCGATGGGCGGCTGTCCCTGCGCGCCGGCCTGGGCGCCGCCATCGTCAGCGCCGCATCGATCGGGGTCGGCGCTTCGGTCGGCCGCGAGGGCCCCATCGTGCATCTGTGCGCGACGATCGGCTCGTGGATATCGGCCCGGCTCAAGCTCAACGCGACGATGTTGCAAACCCTGCTCGGATGTGGCACCGCCGCCGGTGTCGCGGCGTCGTTCAACGCCCCCATCGCCGGCGCCTTTTTCGCCTTGGAAGTCGTGCTCGGCCACTATGCCCTGCGTTCGTTCGCGCCTGTCGTCATCGCCTCGGTGACCGGGACACTGATCTACCGGCTGCATCTGGGCAACCAACCGGCCTTCGTGAAACCGGAATACATTGTTGCCTCGTTATGGGAGTTCCCCGCCTTTGCCCTGCTCGGGGTGGTCAGCGCCGGGGTCGCCCTGGTCTTCATGTGGAGCCTCATGACAGCGCAGAACATCACCGAAAAAATCCCCGTTCCGCCATGGCTGCGCCCGGCGATAGCCGGTCTGTTGGTCGGGCTGATCGCGCTGGCATTCCCACAAATTCTCGGGGTCGGGTATTCCTCGACCAATGCGGCGCTCAACCAGCTGCTGCCGTTGTGGCTGTTGCTGGCGCTGATCCCGGCCAAGATCATTGCCACCGCGGCGTCGTTGGGCGGAGGCTTCGGTGGCGGGGTGTTCAGCCCCGCGCTGTTCATCGGGGCGATGACCGGCGGCGCCTTCGGTTTTCTCGCCAGCGGTCTGTTTCCCCACCTGTCGTCGGGGCATGGCGCCTATGCATTGATCGGCATGGGGGCGGTCGCGGCGGCGGTCCTCAATGCGCCGATGTCGACGATCTTGATCGTGTTCGAATTGACCGGCGACTACGCCGCGACGATCGCAGTCATGGTTGCGGTCGTCATCGCTTCGGTCATCACGCACCAGGTTATTGGCGGGTCGTTCTTCGATTGGCAATTGCGCCGTCGTGGCATCGATGTCACCGGCAGCAGACACACGCGTCTTCTTCGCCACTATCGCGTTGACGATGTGATGGATGTGGATTTCGCCGCCATTTCTCCCGACGCCGGGGTCAAGGAGGTGCGCCGCCTGCTTCAAAAGGCGCCCCATGGCGAGCTCTTCGTCGTTGACGAGGCCGAGACCCTGATCGGCACGATCACTTTCCAGGATCTGCGAGAGGCGGCCTTCGACACCGGGTTGGACGACACCATCAAGGCGGGCGATCTCGCCGACCTCCATCCGAAGGTGTTGATCGTTTCGGACGACCTCGGCCGGGCCCTGCAAATCTTCGAGAATCAAGACGATCCCCACATCCCGGTCGTCGATTCCAAACAGAGCATGAAATTTCTTGGATTGGTCCACGAACGCGATGTCATCCTTCGTCTCAATCGCGCGATCGCCGGCAACGATTTATCGTCGCACGCCCACGGCGCCCGCTAA
- a CDS encoding sel1 repeat family protein, whose protein sequence is MKLLLATVFAIMLGLGAARADQDADFSAAVGLAEQGKYAEAASRLRILAQQGHAGAQYNLGFFYDLGLGTEQDYYAAFNWYSLAAAQGLPEAEYNIGVMHYLGRGVDKDVAQAAEWYRRAAENGLPQAQTNLAVFYESGQGVEQDYEKALEWYGKAADQGSEKAMFNLGFLYVKGLGVRRDLVTAYKWFTLAAMGGHEQATKNRILTGQAMSDDELGVGNADVRAFIETHPGFEKRIRP, encoded by the coding sequence GTGAAACTATTGCTCGCGACCGTGTTTGCGATAATGCTTGGGCTCGGTGCCGCCCGGGCCGACCAGGATGCCGACTTCAGCGCCGCCGTCGGGCTGGCCGAACAGGGCAAATACGCCGAAGCGGCATCGCGGCTACGCATCCTCGCCCAGCAAGGCCACGCGGGCGCGCAGTATAATCTCGGCTTCTTCTATGATTTGGGCCTCGGTACGGAGCAGGATTACTACGCCGCTTTCAATTGGTATAGCCTTGCCGCCGCCCAAGGTCTGCCGGAAGCCGAGTACAATATCGGCGTCATGCACTATCTCGGCCGCGGCGTCGACAAGGATGTCGCCCAGGCGGCGGAATGGTATCGCCGCGCGGCGGAAAACGGTCTTCCGCAGGCCCAGACCAATCTCGCCGTATTCTACGAGTCCGGCCAAGGCGTCGAACAGGATTACGAGAAGGCGCTCGAGTGGTACGGAAAGGCGGCCGACCAAGGCTCCGAGAAGGCCATGTTCAATCTCGGATTTTTATATGTGAAGGGGCTGGGCGTGCGGCGCGATCTGGTGACCGCCTACAAATGGTTTACGCTTGCCGCGATGGGCGGGCATGAACAGGCGACCAAGAACCGCATTTTAACCGGTCAGGCCATGAGCGACGACGAATTGGGGGTTGGCAACGCCGATGTCCGGGCCTTCATCGAAACTCACCCCGGGTTCGAAAAGCGAATTCGCCCCTGA